Part of the Streptomyces sp. NBC_01460 genome, ACCCCCGGCGACGCCCGCCGGTCACGCCCACCGACGGGCACCCACGGCCGGCCGAAGCCCCGTCGGCCCCACGGCCGGCTCATGGGCCCGCGTCGCCGCGCACCCTCCCGTCGGGCCGGTTCCGCCACCAGGAGAGGCAGATACTGGTGGGGAACGGCCCGACTGCTCGACCCAGGAGTCCCCACACATGGCCAGCACCACGGCAGCCGAGGCCCCCGCTGCGGAGGTCTCCGACGCCGAGCTCACGATCGGCGGGATGACCTGCGCCTCCTGCGCGGCCCGCGTCGAGAAGAAGCTCAACCGGATGGACGGCGTCACCGCCACCGTCAACTACGCGACCGAGAAGGCCCGCGTCTCCTACGGTGCCGGAACCACGCTCGACGACCTCGTCGCCACCGTCGAGAAGACCGGCTACACCGCCCTGCCCGTCGTCCGCCCCGCACCCGCGCCACCCGTCCGGACACCCGAGGCCGACGGCCCGTCGGCACCGGCCCTCGCCACCGCGCACCGGGACGGCACGGACGACCGTCTCCACGCGGCGGACGGCGGCACGGCCGACGACCCCCGCGACGCGGCGGACCGTACGACCGACGAGGCCCTCGCCGCTCTCCGGCAGCGCCTCCTGGTCTCGGCGGTCCTCGCCGTGCCGGTGATCCTGATGGCTATGGTCCCCGCCCTCCAGTTCGACAACTGGCAGTGGCTCTCCCTCACCCTCGCCGCACCCGTCGTGGTCTGGGGCGGACTGCCCTTCCACCGGGCCGCCTGGGCGAACCTGCGCCACGGCGCCGCGACCATGGACACCCTGGTGTCGATCGGCACGCTCGCGGCCTTCTGCTGGTCGGTGTGGGCCCTGTTCCTCGGCGACGCGGGCATGGCCGGGATGCGGCACGGCTTCGATGTCACCGGCTCCCGGTCGGCCCCCGCCTCCACCATCTACCTGGAGGTGGCGGCCGGAGTCGTCGCCTTCATCCTTCTCGGCCGCTACCTGGAGGCCCGGTCCAAGCGGAAGGCCGGCTCCGCCCTGCGCGCGCTGCTCCACCTCGGCGCCAAGGACGTCACGGTCCTCCGCCCTGAACCGGCACCGGGCGACGGGCCTTCGGGCGGCGGGCCCTCGGGCGGCGGCTCCGTGGAGGTACGCCCCCCAGCGAACCCGGGCGCCGTGGAGGTCGTGGAGGTCCGTATCCCCGTCGGCCGGCTCCTCGTCGGCGACCGCTTCGTCGTGCGGCCCGGCGAGAAGATCGCCACCGACGGCACCGTCGTCGAGGGCCGATCGGCCGTCGACACCTCCCTGCTCACCGGGGAGTCCGTTCCGGTGGACACCTCCCCGGGCGACTCCGTCACCGGCGCCACCCTCAACGTGTCGGGCCGGCTGGTGGTCGAGGCCACCCGCGTGGGCGCCGACACCCAGCTGGCCCGGATCGCCACCCTCGTGGAGGAGGCCCAGAGCGGCAAGGCCGCCGCGCAGCGCCTCGCGGACCGGATCTCCGGGGTCTTCGTCCCCGTGGTGCTGCTGATCGCCCTGGGGACGCTGGTGGCCCAGCTGCTCGCGACCGACGACATCACGGCCTCGTTCACCGCCGCCGTGTC contains:
- a CDS encoding heavy metal translocating P-type ATPase, which encodes MASTTAAEAPAAEVSDAELTIGGMTCASCAARVEKKLNRMDGVTATVNYATEKARVSYGAGTTLDDLVATVEKTGYTALPVVRPAPAPPVRTPEADGPSAPALATAHRDGTDDRLHAADGGTADDPRDAADRTTDEALAALRQRLLVSAVLAVPVILMAMVPALQFDNWQWLSLTLAAPVVVWGGLPFHRAAWANLRHGAATMDTLVSIGTLAAFCWSVWALFLGDAGMAGMRHGFDVTGSRSAPASTIYLEVAAGVVAFILLGRYLEARSKRKAGSALRALLHLGAKDVTVLRPEPAPGDGPSGGGPSGGGSVEVRPPANPGAVEVVEVRIPVGRLLVGDRFVVRPGEKIATDGTVVEGRSAVDTSLLTGESVPVDTSPGDSVTGATLNVSGRLVVEATRVGADTQLARIATLVEEAQSGKAAAQRLADRISGVFVPVVLLIALGTLVAQLLATDDITASFTAAVSVLIIACPCALGLATPTALMAGTGRGAQLGILIKGPEVLETARRIDTVVLDKTGTVTTGRMTLGRVHTAPGTTEADVLRLAGALEHASAHPVARAVAAGAAARTDAALPAPVDFTDVPGLGVRGTVEGHHVVAGRQRLLTDAGITLPPSLADALAEAAASGRTTVAVAWDGAARGVLEVADTVKGSSAEAVAELRALGLHPILLTGDNRAAADAVAHAVGIDEVHAEVLPEAKAEVVRRLRAEGRAVAMVGDGVNDAAALAVADLGLAMGTGADAAIEASDLTLIRGDLKVAADAMRLSRRTLSTIRSNLFWAFGYNVAALPLAAFGLLSPMIAGAAMAFSSVFVVTNSLRLRSFT